One stretch of Akkermansia sp. RCC_12PD DNA includes these proteins:
- a CDS encoding VacB/RNase II family 3'-5' exoribonuclease, whose translation MNTPLKDRLLRHMKDGHYEPQSKSELARALNVDSRQRLDLRNLVDQLEEEGMLVRLQKGKYALKRERRDLVQGKIRILRSGKILFLPQKGDSAAAAMGWDLDSIPELELKPERLNTALDGDQVAMRVERKAAKGRRNDRRSGSSASDANWKARVEEVTKRARSRWLGVFRTGKNKFGRVLGDGSGSPAYIELTEAPAMEVLPGQLVSVEPVTYGGDKKSPRGKIVEVLGYADEPHVDMEAVIRKYDLPVEFPAEALQEADALPAEPSARELARREDWTDRTVITIDPASAKDFDDAISIRTTPEGWVLAVHIADVSHFVQPGGALDREARKRGNSTYLPDRVLPMLPPRLSDDLCSLRPGVVRLTKACEMKFNKKGKMLHARFADAYIRSSARLTYQEAFAMMNGRDKAGIPALVKEAWKLASILRRNRYAKGALDLDFPEVRAVMDKDGRVTDIVTEEYDESHQLIEECMLAANEAVALTLKNRNRPTIYRVHEEPDAAKLFEFGQLCRLYGHPVHDIGQRQYLNELMQSIKGSPDEQLLKLALLKSLMRARYDTEPLGHYGLATPNYCHFTSPIRRYADLVVHRSLDPLLANPPKGAKGPGSVAALEEAAEHISETERVSASAEKDANRMKLFEWLEGQCFADHPEVHDALITDTRHFGILLEIPRLQIKGLVKPDKLPGGRWVYEAFANRWKNDQGFVLCAGLRVPVIPVKVDREQQWADFAIVPRENQESPGKKIVKRKNGRHRPRK comes from the coding sequence ATGAATACTCCCCTCAAAGACCGCCTGCTCCGTCACATGAAAGACGGGCATTATGAACCGCAGAGCAAGTCAGAGCTGGCCCGTGCCCTGAATGTGGATTCCCGCCAGCGCCTGGACCTTCGGAATCTGGTGGACCAGTTGGAGGAAGAGGGCATGCTTGTACGCCTGCAAAAGGGCAAATATGCCCTGAAAAGGGAGCGGCGCGATTTGGTACAGGGCAAAATCCGTATCCTGCGTTCCGGTAAAATTCTTTTTCTCCCCCAAAAGGGGGATTCCGCAGCGGCGGCCATGGGCTGGGATCTGGATTCCATTCCGGAGCTGGAACTCAAACCCGAACGGTTGAATACCGCCCTGGATGGAGACCAGGTGGCCATGCGCGTGGAACGCAAGGCAGCCAAAGGCAGGCGCAACGACCGCAGAAGCGGTTCTTCCGCGTCAGACGCAAATTGGAAAGCGCGCGTGGAGGAAGTGACGAAACGCGCCCGATCCCGCTGGCTGGGCGTTTTCCGCACCGGAAAGAACAAATTCGGGCGCGTCCTGGGAGACGGTTCGGGGTCTCCGGCATACATCGAGTTGACGGAAGCCCCCGCCATGGAAGTACTGCCGGGGCAGCTTGTCTCCGTGGAGCCGGTCACCTACGGCGGCGACAAGAAATCACCGCGCGGGAAAATCGTGGAAGTGCTCGGTTATGCGGACGAACCCCATGTGGATATGGAAGCTGTCATCAGAAAATACGACCTGCCCGTGGAATTCCCCGCCGAAGCGCTTCAGGAAGCGGACGCGCTGCCCGCAGAGCCCTCCGCCAGGGAACTGGCCAGGCGGGAAGACTGGACGGACCGGACCGTCATCACCATTGACCCGGCAAGCGCCAAGGATTTTGACGACGCCATTTCCATCAGGACCACGCCGGAAGGGTGGGTGCTGGCCGTCCACATTGCGGACGTCTCCCACTTTGTTCAGCCAGGCGGCGCTCTGGACCGGGAAGCGCGCAAACGGGGCAATTCCACCTACCTTCCGGACCGCGTGCTGCCCATGCTTCCCCCGCGCCTTTCCGACGATTTGTGCAGCCTGAGGCCGGGCGTTGTGAGGCTGACAAAGGCCTGTGAGATGAAATTCAACAAAAAGGGGAAAATGCTCCACGCCCGCTTTGCGGACGCCTATATCCGCAGCAGCGCCCGGCTTACCTACCAGGAAGCGTTCGCCATGATGAACGGCCGCGACAAGGCGGGAATTCCCGCGCTGGTCAAGGAGGCATGGAAGCTGGCCTCCATCCTGCGCCGCAACCGTTATGCGAAAGGAGCGCTGGACCTGGACTTCCCGGAAGTGCGCGCCGTCATGGACAAGGACGGCCGCGTGACGGACATCGTCACGGAGGAATACGACGAAAGCCACCAGTTGATTGAAGAATGCATGCTGGCAGCCAATGAAGCCGTGGCCCTGACCCTGAAAAACCGCAACCGCCCCACGATTTACCGCGTTCATGAGGAACCTGATGCCGCCAAACTGTTCGAATTCGGCCAGCTTTGCAGGCTGTACGGCCATCCCGTTCATGACATCGGCCAGCGCCAGTACCTGAATGAACTGATGCAGTCCATCAAGGGCTCCCCGGACGAACAGCTTCTCAAGCTGGCCCTGCTGAAAAGCCTGATGCGCGCCAGATACGATACGGAACCCCTGGGGCACTACGGGCTGGCTACCCCCAATTATTGCCACTTCACCAGCCCTATCCGCCGTTATGCAGACCTGGTGGTGCACCGTTCCCTGGATCCCCTGCTGGCCAACCCGCCGAAAGGGGCAAAAGGCCCCGGCAGCGTAGCGGCTCTGGAGGAAGCGGCGGAACATATTTCCGAAACGGAACGCGTTTCCGCCAGCGCGGAAAAGGATGCCAACCGCATGAAGCTTTTTGAATGGCTGGAAGGCCAGTGTTTCGCAGACCATCCGGAAGTGCACGACGCCCTGATTACGGACACGCGCCACTTCGGCATTCTGCTGGAAATTCCGCGCCTCCAGATCAAGGGACTGGTCAAGCCGGACAAGCTTCCGGGCGGACGATGGGTGTATGAAGCCTTCGCCAACCGCTGGAAAAACGATCAGGGATTCGTCCTGTGCGCAGGCCTGCGCGTGCCCGTAATTCCCGTGAAGGTGGACCGGGAACAGCAATGGGCGGACTTTGCCATCGTTCCCAGGGAGAACCAGGAAAGTCCCGGGAAGAAAATTGTGAAGAGGAAAAACGGGCGGCACCGTCCCCGGAAATAA
- a CDS encoding cupin domain-containing protein has protein sequence MQHIPEQSPFNYADLIDYREGQITSLALLRSKGVNITILAFDDEQLLPTHQTPGPALVQVVDGTAYFTIGNAEADLSQGEALMIPAGVPHSVIARERFKMLVTSILPLD, from the coding sequence ATGCAGCATATCCCTGAACAGTCGCCTTTTAATTATGCGGATCTGATCGATTACCGCGAGGGGCAGATCACCAGCCTGGCCCTGTTGCGCTCCAAGGGAGTCAACATAACCATTCTCGCCTTTGACGATGAACAGCTCCTGCCGACCCATCAGACTCCGGGGCCTGCTCTCGTCCAGGTCGTGGACGGTACCGCCTACTTCACCATAGGCAATGCGGAAGCAGATTTGTCCCAGGGAGAAGCGCTGATGATCCCGGCCGGAGTTCCCCACTCCGTCATAGCCAGGGAACGCTTCAAAATGCTGGTTACTTCCATTCTGCCGCTGGACTGA